Within Corynebacterium timonense, the genomic segment CAGCGCTACTGCCTGGGTAGGCAACCGGCGGCGTCCGCGGCGACGTGCAGCACGGTCTCCGCGCGCCCGGCGGCGCCCGCGGCGGGCCAGTCGAGCGGGTCGGCGCCGGCAGCGACGTGCCCGGCCGCTTCGGCCTTTTCCGAACCGGCGACGAGCAGCCACACGCGCTCGGCGCGTCGGACGGCAGGAAGGGTGAGGCTGGCGCGCTGCGGCGGGGGCTTCGGGGAATCCGTGACGGCCACCACGAGCGCGTCGCGTTCACGGACGGCGGCGGAGTGGGGGAAGAGGGAGTTGATGTGCCCTTCCCCGCCCATGCCGAGCAGGTGCAGGTCGAATCCTTGCGGCGCGTACTCGGCGAGGACCCGCTCGTAGCGCGAAACGGCGGGGCCCATTGCGGATCCGTCCAGCCCGTAGCCGTGGATGTGGGTCTCGGGGATAGCGGCGCGGTCAAGGAGCGCCTCGCGGGCCTGGCCCTCGTTGGAGCCCGGGTGGGTCGGGGAGACGTTGCGCTCGTCGCCGAAGAAGACGTGGACGCGGGACCAGTCGATGTCGCGGGTGGTCAGTTCTTTCAGCAGGCCGATACCTGCGCCGCCACCCGTGAGGACGAGCCGGGCGACGCCGTCGCCGCTTACGCCGCCGTCTGGGCGGGAGTGGATGTCGCGAAGGAGATCGGTGAGGCGGGTGGCGGTGGCGTCGATAAGCGATGCGAGATCCGCGTGGCGGCAAACGGTGACCATAGGTGCTCCTTTAGGGGGCAGTGACGTGGACGAGCCCGCCGAGTGCGCGGGCGTAGGCGGTGTCGGGGTCAAGGTGGCGAAGCTCCTCGGCCAGGCACTCCGCGTCGGTGCGCGCAGTCATGGCCACGTACGAGTCGGGCAAGCCGGGAGAGGAGATGCGCACGCTGCGCTCGTCGACGACTGTGACTGCAATGACGCCGTCCTCGCGCGTGATCTGCAACTCGGTGATGGGTACGTTGCGGATAATCGCGGAGGGTTCCTCGGCGGGAAGGCGCACGACCTCGACGTCGAGGCAGCTTGCGAGCCAGCCCGCGGCGATGTCCACGCTTGGGTTGTCCGCCGCGCCGACAATGCGCACCGCGGTGATGGACGCGGTGGGGTTGCGGTCGAGCGCCGAGGCGACGATGCCGCGCCACAGCGTGATCCGCGACCAGATCATGTCCGAGTCTCCCGGCGTGTAGCCGCTGGAGAGCTTAAGCAGCGTGTTGCCGGAGACCTCGCGGCGTGTGTTGGTGATGCGCCGCTGTGCGAAGACGCCGAGGGGGGACTCTGCCGGCCGCGTCGGCGCAGAGGTGGGCCACCAGGCCACGATGGGGGTGTCGGGGAGGAGCAAGGGCGTGACCACCGCGTCGAGGTGGGACACGAGCTCGCCGCGCAGGTGCATAACCACCATCTCGGAGGCGCCCTCCTCAGCGGTGAGCACGATGTCCGCGTCGAGTGAGGTCGGAGCCGAGGCGCTGCCCCGGATCACCACGAGGACGCGGGCGGGGTGGACCCGGGTGGCCTCGCGGATGGACAGCAGGATGGAGTCGAGGTCGTCGTCCACGCTGGCTTCGACGAGGAGGGTGAGCACGCGGCCGGTGGCGAGGGAATAAAGCTCCTGGCCGTGGACGAGGGACGCGGCGATCTCGGCCGTCGAGGTGTTGGTCAAGGTGATGTGCACGGTGTGTCTCCCTTCTACGGCCTGCGCCAGACGCGGCCCTCGGCGGCGAGCATGCGGTCGGCGGAGGGAGGCCCCCAGGTGCCGGCCTCGTACTCCTCGGGCTGGCCGTTGTCGGCCCAGTAGTTGAGGATCGGGTCGAGGATATCCCAGCTGTACTCGACCTCTTCGTTGGTGGGAAAGAGGCTGGATTCGTCGAGCAGCGCGTCGAGGATGAGCCTCTCGTAGGCCTCCGGCGACTTCTCGGTGAAGGCCTCGGAATAGGAGAAGTTCATGTTGACGTCGCGCACCTCAAGCGTCGAGCCGGGAACCTTGGAGCCGAAGCGCATGAGCACACCCTCGTCGGGCTGGATCCGCAGCACGACGGCGTTGTTCGTCATGGACTGCGTCTGCCGGGCCTGGAAGGGCTGGTAAGGCGGCCGCTTGAGCACGAGGGCGATCTCCGTGACGCGGCGCCCGAGGCGTTTGCCGGTCCGCAGATAGAAGGGCACGCCCGCCCAGCGCCGCGAGTTGATCTGCAGGGTGCAGGCGGCGAAGGTTTCGGTGGTGGAGGCGGGGTCGAAGCCCTCCTCCTCGCGCAGCCCGAGGACCTTCGTGGAACCCTGCCAGCCAGCGGTGTACTGCCCGCGCGCGGTGGTCCGGTCGAAAGGGCCGACCGGGTAGGTCGCGCGCAGAACCTTGATTTTTTCCGCCTTGAGCTGGCGCGGGGAAAACGAGGCGGGCTCCTCCATGGCGATGAGCGCAAGGAGCTGCATCAGGTGGTTCTGGATGACGTCGCGGGCCGCTCCGATGCCGTCGTAGTATCCGGCGCGCCCGCCGAGGCCGATCTCCTCGGCCATGGTGATTTGGACGTGGTCGATGTAGTTGGCGTTCCAGATCGGCTCGAACATCTGGTTGGCGAAGCGCAGCGCCAGGATGTTTTGCACCGTTTCCTTGCCCAGGTAGTGGTCGATGCGGAAGACGGAACTTTCGGGAAAGACCTGGTTGACCACCTCGTTGAGCTCGCGGGCGGAGGCGGCGTCGTGGCCGAAGGGCTTCTCGATGACCACGCGCCGCCACTGGTCCTCGCTCGGGGTGGCCATGCCGGTGCGGTCGAGCTGGTTGACCACGTCGGAGAAGTACTCCGGCGGCACCGACAGGTAGTAGGCCCAGTTGCCGGCGGTGCCGCGCGTGGCGTCCATCTCGCGGGTGAGCTGCGCTAGGGAGTCAAAGGCCTCGTCGTGGTCGAACGCCCCCTGCACGAAGTGCATGCCTTCGGCGAGGCGCTCCCAGACGTTGTCGTTGAAGCGCGTCCGCGCGCTCTTTTCGACGGCCTCACGCACGTACCCCTCAAAGTCCTGCTTGCTCCACTCGCGGCGGCCGAACCCGATGAGCGTAAAGCCGGCGGGCAACAGGCCGCGGTTGGCGAGGTCGTAGAGGGCGGGGAGGAGCTTCTTTCGCGCCAAGTCCCCCGTGACGCCGAAGATGACGAGGCCGGAGGGGCCCGCGATGCGGGGCAGACGCGTGTCGTCGTTGAGGCGCAGCGGGTTGATGGGGGTGTTCTCGTGTGTATCGGGCTGGGCCACGTAGATAGATACCTTTCCGGGAAAGCTAGCGGAGGTTGTCCTGCATGGAGTCGAGGAGCTCCTGCCAGGCGTCCACGAACTTCTCCACGCCCTCCCGCTCGAGGACGCGGACGACGTCGTCGATGTCGATGCCGACGGAAACGAGCTGGTCGAAGACCTCCTGGGCACCGGCTGCGGTGTCCGTGAGAGTGTCGCCGTGGAGGCCGCCGAGCTCGTGGACGGCGTCGAGGGTGGCCTCGGGCATGGTGTTGACGGTGTGCGGGCCCGCGAGCTCCGTCACGTACATGGTGGCCGGGTAGGCGGGGTTCTTCACACCGGTCGATGCCCACAGGGGGCGCTGCAGGTTCGTCCCCGCAGGAAGGTCGCCGAGGTCGTCGAAAGAGTCGCGGAAGAGCTGGTAAGCGAGCCGTGCGTTGGCGATTCCGGCCGTGCCGCGCAGCGCGAGCGCCTCGTCGGTGCCGATGGTCTCCAGGCGGTTGTCTACCTCGGTGTCCATGCGGGAGACGAAGAAGGAGGCGACGGAGTGGATCGTGGACACGTCGTGGCCGGCGTCGGCGGCGCGGCGGATGCCCTCCTTGTAGGCCTCGATGACCTGCCGGTAGCGCTCGACGGAGAAGATCAGGGTGACGTTGACGGAGATCCCCTCTGCGAGGGCGGCAGTGATCGCGGGCAGGGATTCGTCGGTGGCCGGGATCTTGATCATCACGTTGTCGCGGCCAACGAGGTTCCACAGGCTCCGGGCGTGCTCCACCGTGCGTTCCTCGTCCGCGGCGTAACGCGGGTCGACCTCGATGGAGACGCGGCCGTCGCGCCCGCCGGTGCGCTCGAAGACGTCGGAGAAAAGGTCGCAGGCGTCCTGGACGTCTTTGATGCTCATGGCGTAAACGGCCTCGTCGACACCCGCGCCGGCGGCCTTGAGCTCGGCGAGTTGGGCGTCGTACGCCGTGCCCGCGGACATGGCCTTGGCAAAGATGGCGGGGTTCGTGGTCACCCCGACGATGGAACGCGAGGCGCGGATCTCGTCGAGGTTGCCACTGGTGATGCGGTCGCGGGAGAGGTCGTCGAGCCAGGTGGCGGTACCGAGCTCCGCTAGGTCGTCGATGTAAGTCATGGCGTGAAGGGACCTTTCGTTAAGCGTTGCGGACGGAGTCGAGGGAGTCTCGGGCGGCGGCGAGAACGGCGTCGGCGGTGAAGCCGAAACGCTCGAACAGCTCCGCGCCCGGGGCGGAGGCACCGAAGTGCTCCAGCGAGACGGTGCGGCCGTGGTCGCCGGTGAAGCGGTGCCACGGCATGGACACGCCGGCCTCGACGGAGACGCGCGCCTTGACCGCCCGGGGCAGGACGGACTCAATGTAGTCCTCCTCCTGCTCGAGGAACCAGTCGATCGACGGCACGGAGACGACGCGCGCGGCGGTGCCGTCCTGCTCAAGGCGCGCGGCGGCCTCGACCGCGTACTGCACCTCGGAGCCAGAGGCCATGAGGATCACGTCCGGTGTCGGCGCCGATGACTCGACGAGGACGTAGGCGCCGCGAGCGACGCCCTCGACGGCCTTGTCCTTCGTGCCTTCCAGGACGGGCAGGTTCTGGCGGGACAGGGCGAGGATCTTCGGCTGCTCCCGGGCCTCGAGGGCGGCGCGCCATGCTGCGGAGGTCTCGTTGGCATCGGCCGGGCGAATGACGGCGAGGTCGGGGATGGCGCGCAAGGCGGCCAGCGTCTCCACCGGCTGGTGGGTGGGGCCGTCCTCGCCGAGACCGACGGAATCGTGCGTGAACACGTAGTAGCCGTCGATGCCGGACAGCGCCGCGACGCGGAGAGCGGGGTAGAGGTACTCGGAGAAGATGAGGAAGGTGCCGCCGTAGACGCGGGTGCCGCCGTGCAGGGCGATACCGTTCATGATCGCGCCCATGGCGTGCTCGCGGATACCGAAGTGCAGGTTGCGTCCGTAGGGCTCGGCGGTGAACGCGTCGGTGGAGATCGCGGCGGGTCCGAAGGAGGGCGCGCCCTTGATCAGCGTGTTGTTGGAGCCAGCGAGGTCGGCCGAGCCGCCCCACAGCTCGGGCAGCGCGGCCGCCGCGGCTTGGATGGCGGCTTCGGAGGCCTTGCGGGTGGCCAGCCCCTTCGCGTCGGGCTCCCAGGTGGGCATGTCGTCGGCCCAGCCTTCGGGCAGCTGGCGAGCGGTGAGCCGGTCGAGCAGCTCCTTATTTTCCGGGTTGGCCGTTGCCCACGCCGCGAACTTCTCCTCCCAGGCCGCGCGCTTGGCGGCGGAGCGTTCGACGAGGCCGCGGGTGTGGGCGATGACCTCGTCCTCGACGGGGAAGGAGACAGCAGGGTCGAAGCCGAGCGCCTCCTTGACCAGGGCGACCTCCTCCGCGCCGAGGGCGGCTCCGTGGGCGGCGCCGGTGTTTTGCAGGTTCGGGGCGGGGTAGCCGATGACGGTCTTGACCCGGATGATGCTCGGGCGGGCGGTCTCCGCCTGCGCCTCGGCGACGGCGGCCTCGATGGCCACGACGTCCTCGCCGGATTCGACCGTGAGCGTCTGCCAGCCGTAGGCCTCGTAGCGGGCCATGACGTCTTCGGTGAACGCGATTTGCGTGTCGTCCTCGATGGAGATGCGGTTGTCGTCCCAGAAGAGGATGAGGTTGCCCAGCTGCTGCGTACCCGCCAGGGAGCTGGCCTCGGAGGTCACGCCCTCCTGGAGGCAGCCGTCGCCGGCGATGACGTAGATGAAGTGGTCGAAGGGGGACTCGCCCGCCGGGGCCTGCGGGTCGTAGAGGCCGCGCTCGCGGCGCGCGGCCATCGCCATGCCGACAGCCGACGCCAGCCCCTGGCCGAGCGGCCCGGTGGTGATCTCGACATGGGCCGTGTGGTTGTACTCGGGGTGCCCCGGGGTCTTCGAGCCCCAGGTGCGCAGGGCCTTCAGGTCCTCGATCTCGAGCCCGAGACCGCCGAGGTAGAGCTGGATGTATTGGGTCAGCGAAGAGTGCCCGTTCGACAGCACGAAGCGGTCGCGGCCGATCCAGTGCGGGTCGGTGGGGTCGATGTTCATGACACGCTGGTAGAGGGTGTACGCCAACGGCGCGAGCGACATCGCGGTGCCAGGGTGGCCGGAGCCGCAGTTCTCCACGGCGTCGGCGGCCAGCACGCGGACGGTGTCCACGGCCCGGGTGTCGGTGTCGGTCCAGTCGTCCGGGTAGTTGCGGACGGTCATGGCCTCGAGTTCAGAGGGGAGGGAAGGCACGATCGGGTTCCTCACTTTTCAGGGCAGCTTGGCGTTTCAGGCGGCTCTCTGGCGCGCGTACCAGACCAGCCTAATGGTTCGCCGCCACGCGCGTCCCATGGACTGGCGCCCGCGTACCCGGCGCGAGCGCAATTGGTTCCGCGCGACCGTGTGGCGCTACTATCATCCAAAGGGTTGAGGCCGCTGGGAACTTGTGCGCCCTGCCCGACGACTACTTGTTGTGTAACCACACGGACGCGCCCGCGGGAGCGCTGGCCGCATGCTTGTCTGGAGGAGAATTTCTTGGAGACCATCAAGGCCTATTTCGCGTTGACAAAGCCGAGGGTCATTGAGCTCCTACTCGTCGCGGCGATCCCAGCAATGCTGCAGGCGGACCGCGGCAACGTCCACGTGTGGCTGATTCTGGCCACGCTGCTCGGCGGCTGGATGGGTGCGGCCGCGGCCAACACCTTCAACATGGTCGCCGACTACGACATCGACCAGAAGATGGGCCGCACGCGGGCCCGGCCGCTTGTGCGCGAGAAGGTGACCAAGAAGCGCGCCGCGATTTTCGCGTGGGTGCTGCTCATCGTGGGCGTCCTGTGGCTCGGCGTGCTGTGCAACTCGTGGCTGGCGGCGTTTTTCATCGTCTTGACCAACTGGTTCTACATCTTTGTTTACACGAAATGGCTGAAGCGCCGCACGTGGCAGAACGTCATCTGGGGCGGCGCCGCCGGCTGCATGCCGGTGCTCGTTGGCTGGGCGGTCATCCGCGACAACGTCGACGACGGCAGCCCGGACCGCTGGTGGCAGGCCATCGTCATGTTCCTCATCATCTTCTTCTGGACGCCGCCGCACACCTGGGCGCTCGCCCTGAAGTACCGCGAGGATTACGCCCGCGCAGAGGTCCCCATGCTGCCGGTGGTGGCCTCGGCGGAGGAGACGACCCGCCAGATCCTCATCTATTCGTGGATCACCGTCGCTATCTCGCTCGCTCTCGTGCCGGCGACCTCGTGGCCGTACCTCGCCGCCGCTGTGATCGCCGGCGCCGCCTTCCTCGTGCGCGCGACCCAGCTACACAACCAGGTCAAGCGTGGGGAGTCCGTGAAGCCGTTGAAGCTGTTCATTTTGTCAAACAACTACCTGGCCGCGGTCTTCCTCGTGCTCTCCATCGACGCGATCCTCGGCTGGGAGACCATCGCGGAGGTCGTCTTCTAGGCGCACGCGTAAGGCGTCGATAAGCACTGCGCTTATCGACGCCTTTCCTTCTGCCTAGACCAGAGTGGGCATCCTCCGCCTGCCGTGCGCGTAGAGGAAGGCGCAGAACGCGACGACGACCGACGACATCGCGATGTGCATCGGCACGGTCCACCGCGGCACCCCCAAGTAGAACTGGGTTACGCCGATCGCCCATTGGACCAGCAGCGCGCCGACCAGGACGAGCGCCGTGCGGAAGGCGTCCTTCGGGGCGTGATCGCGGCGCAGCAGGTACACGGTGACGAGGGTGGTGAACAGGTAGACGTACATCGCCGCCGCGTGAACGTAAGCGAGCATCCGGGTATCCAGGTCGAGCCGGCCCTCCATGCCCACGCCAGCGTCGCCGGAGTGGGGGCCCGAGCCGGTGACCATCGTGCCCGTGATGAGCACGAGCGACAGGGCCACGGCGGCGACGATGGTGAAGGTCCTCGCGATGGAGGAAAAGCGACGTTGCGGCTGCGCGTCATCGGTTTCGGCGATGCGCATGTAGAGCAGCGCGGCGATCCACACGAGGATCATCGACGGCAGGAAGTGCAGCGCGACTGTCCACCAGTGCAGGTTCATGAGGACGGACATCCCGCCGATGACGGCCTGGACGCCGATGCCCGCGAGCGAAGCGCCGGCGAGCCAGATGATCTCTGAACGCCGCTTGGCGCGGACGACCGCGACGAGAACGGCGACTGCCGCCGCCGAGAGGACAATGGCGAGCAAGCGGTTGCCGAACTCGATGGCCTGGTGGATCCACGGCGCCGCCCCGGCGACGGGGACGAGCGAGCCTTCGTGGCACAGCGGCCACGTGTCGCAGCCGAGGCCGGAGCCGGTGACGCGGACCAGCGAGCCCGTAACGGTGATGCCGCCCTGCCCCAGAAGGAGTAGCAGCGCCAGGATGCGTTGGAGCCGGATGCTGGGTGGGGTCCACGCGGCGCGCAGGCGCGCGAGGACGCCGTCAGTCGAGGTCAGGGACGTCTCGTGTGTGGTACTCACAGTTGAACTGCTGCCTTCCAATACAACTTTCGGACGAATGTCAGCATAACTGACTGGGGGGTAAAACTAGCCATCGAAACGGAACCAGCGGGACGCCGCCGCGATGCCGACGACGGTCCACGCGAGTAGCGACGCCCACGTTGCCGGGGCGAAGGTGAGGTCGAACGCCTGTGCCATCGCGGCGGCGAGCGCCACCGAGGGCGCGAGGTTCCACCAGCCGGCGGCCGTGATGTCGCCGGAGTAGGCCACCCAGCCGAGGACGCCCATGAGCACCAGCCACAGCAGGTTGGCCAGCGCCAGCACGAGCTCGGAGCTCTGGC encodes:
- the tkt gene encoding transketolase — protein: MTVRNYPDDWTDTDTRAVDTVRVLAADAVENCGSGHPGTAMSLAPLAYTLYQRVMNIDPTDPHWIGRDRFVLSNGHSSLTQYIQLYLGGLGLEIEDLKALRTWGSKTPGHPEYNHTAHVEITTGPLGQGLASAVGMAMAARRERGLYDPQAPAGESPFDHFIYVIAGDGCLQEGVTSEASSLAGTQQLGNLILFWDDNRISIEDDTQIAFTEDVMARYEAYGWQTLTVESGEDVVAIEAAVAEAQAETARPSIIRVKTVIGYPAPNLQNTGAAHGAALGAEEVALVKEALGFDPAVSFPVEDEVIAHTRGLVERSAAKRAAWEEKFAAWATANPENKELLDRLTARQLPEGWADDMPTWEPDAKGLATRKASEAAIQAAAAALPELWGGSADLAGSNNTLIKGAPSFGPAAISTDAFTAEPYGRNLHFGIREHAMGAIMNGIALHGGTRVYGGTFLIFSEYLYPALRVAALSGIDGYYVFTHDSVGLGEDGPTHQPVETLAALRAIPDLAVIRPADANETSAAWRAALEAREQPKILALSRQNLPVLEGTKDKAVEGVARGAYVLVESSAPTPDVILMASGSEVQYAVEAAARLEQDGTAARVVSVPSIDWFLEQEEDYIESVLPRAVKARVSVEAGVSMPWHRFTGDHGRTVSLEHFGASAPGAELFERFGFTADAVLAAARDSLDSVRNA
- the tal gene encoding transaldolase — encoded protein: MTYIDDLAELGTATWLDDLSRDRITSGNLDEIRASRSIVGVTTNPAIFAKAMSAGTAYDAQLAELKAAGAGVDEAVYAMSIKDVQDACDLFSDVFERTGGRDGRVSIEVDPRYAADEERTVEHARSLWNLVGRDNVMIKIPATDESLPAITAALAEGISVNVTLIFSVERYRQVIEAYKEGIRRAADAGHDVSTIHSVASFFVSRMDTEVDNRLETIGTDEALALRGTAGIANARLAYQLFRDSFDDLGDLPAGTNLQRPLWASTGVKNPAYPATMYVTELAGPHTVNTMPEATLDAVHELGGLHGDTLTDTAAGAQEVFDQLVSVGIDIDDVVRVLEREGVEKFVDAWQELLDSMQDNLR
- a CDS encoding heme o synthase; translated protein: MEENFLETIKAYFALTKPRVIELLLVAAIPAMLQADRGNVHVWLILATLLGGWMGAAAANTFNMVADYDIDQKMGRTRARPLVREKVTKKRAAIFAWVLLIVGVLWLGVLCNSWLAAFFIVLTNWFYIFVYTKWLKRRTWQNVIWGGAAGCMPVLVGWAVIRDNVDDGSPDRWWQAIVMFLIIFFWTPPHTWALALKYREDYARAEVPMLPVVASAEETTRQILIYSWITVAISLALVPATSWPYLAAAVIAGAAFLVRATQLHNQVKRGESVKPLKLFILSNNYLAAVFLVLSIDAILGWETIAEVVF
- the zwf gene encoding glucose-6-phosphate dehydrogenase, whose product is MAQPDTHENTPINPLRLNDDTRLPRIAGPSGLVIFGVTGDLARKKLLPALYDLANRGLLPAGFTLIGFGRREWSKQDFEGYVREAVEKSARTRFNDNVWERLAEGMHFVQGAFDHDEAFDSLAQLTREMDATRGTAGNWAYYLSVPPEYFSDVVNQLDRTGMATPSEDQWRRVVIEKPFGHDAASARELNEVVNQVFPESSVFRIDHYLGKETVQNILALRFANQMFEPIWNANYIDHVQITMAEEIGLGGRAGYYDGIGAARDVIQNHLMQLLALIAMEEPASFSPRQLKAEKIKVLRATYPVGPFDRTTARGQYTAGWQGSTKVLGLREEEGFDPASTTETFAACTLQINSRRWAGVPFYLRTGKRLGRRVTEIALVLKRPPYQPFQARQTQSMTNNAVVLRIQPDEGVLMRFGSKVPGSTLEVRDVNMNFSYSEAFTEKSPEAYERLILDALLDESSLFPTNEEVEYSWDILDPILNYWADNGQPEEYEAGTWGPPSADRMLAAEGRVWRRP
- a CDS encoding glucose-6-phosphate dehydrogenase assembly protein OpcA → MHITLTNTSTAEIAASLVHGQELYSLATGRVLTLLVEASVDDDLDSILLSIREATRVHPARVLVVIRGSASAPTSLDADIVLTAEEGASEMVVMHLRGELVSHLDAVVTPLLLPDTPIVAWWPTSAPTRPAESPLGVFAQRRITNTRREVSGNTLLKLSSGYTPGDSDMIWSRITLWRGIVASALDRNPTASITAVRIVGAADNPSVDIAAGWLASCLDVEVVRLPAEEPSAIIRNVPITELQITREDGVIAVTVVDERSVRISSPGLPDSYVAMTARTDAECLAEELRHLDPDTAYARALGGLVHVTAP
- the pgl gene encoding 6-phosphogluconolactonase, whose product is MVTVCRHADLASLIDATATRLTDLLRDIHSRPDGGVSGDGVARLVLTGGGAGIGLLKELTTRDIDWSRVHVFFGDERNVSPTHPGSNEGQAREALLDRAAIPETHIHGYGLDGSAMGPAVSRYERVLAEYAPQGFDLHLLGMGGEGHINSLFPHSAAVRERDALVVAVTDSPKPPPQRASLTLPAVRRAERVWLLVAGSEKAEAAGHVAAGADPLDWPAAGAAGRAETVLHVAADAAGCLPRQ